A genomic window from Sparus aurata chromosome 14, fSpaAur1.1, whole genome shotgun sequence includes:
- the pfkfb3 gene encoding 6-phosphofructo-2-kinase/fructose-2,6-bisphosphatase 3 isoform X2 — translation MPRELTQNRIQKIWIPTKDDKPAPRRATGAPHFVNPPTVIVMVGLPARGKTYMSKKLTRYLNWIGMPTKVFNVGEYRREAVKNYSSYDFFKPDNECAVKIRQQCALAALRDVKSYLKDEGGQVAVFDATNTTRERREMILKFGAENSFKIFFIESVCDDPSVIASNIMEVKVSCPDYKDCNKTDAMLDFQRRIECYKTSYQPLDPDQHDRDLSFIKVIDVGRRYLVNRIQDHIQSKIVYYLMNIHVQPRTIYLCRHGESSDNLEGRLGGDAGLSARGKQFSAALARFVEEQQLEDLKVWTSQLCRSIQTAEHLGVPYEQWKALNEIDAGVCEEMTYDEVKEKFPDEFALRDEDKFYYRYPAGESYQDLVQRVEPVIMELERQENVLVVCHQAVMRCLLAYFLDKSADEMPYLKCPLHTVLKLTPVAYGCKVESISLNVEAVNTHRERPEEVKRGPGTLIRRNSVTPLTSPESNIKKPRIDDLDEPPIQEVPPSVASLALCSPSHLPLALAGQNLRRSSSGRHDVLQLCQ, via the exons ATGCCCAGAGAGCTGACCCAGAACAGGATCCAAAAGATCTGGATTCCCACCAAGGATGACAAGCCGGCACCCCGGAGAG CAACTGGCGCCCCCCACTTCGTCAACCCCCCCACAGTCATCGTGATGGTGGGTCTTCCCGCTCGGGGCAAGACGTACATGTCCAAGAAGCTCACCCGATACCTCAACTGGATCGGCATGCCCACCAAAG TCTTCAATGTTGGAGAGTACCGCAGGGAAGCAGTCAAGAACTACAGCTCCTATGACTTCTTCAAGCCTGATAACGAGTGTGCCGTGAAAATCAGGCA GCAGTGTGCCTTAGCAGCCTTGAGGGATGTCAAATCCTATCTGAAGGACGAGGGAGGCCAAGTAGCG GTCTTCGATGCCACAAACACGACAAGAGAAAGGCGAGAGATGATACTCAAGTTCGGTGCTGAAAACAGCTTCAAG ATCTTTTTCATCGAGTCCGTTTGCGATGATCCCAGCGTCATTGCGTCGAACATCATG GAAGTGAAGGTGTCGTGTCCGGATTACAAGGACTGCAACAAGACTGATGCCATGTTGGATTTTCAGAGAAGAATTGAATGCTATAAAACCAGCTACCAGCCTCTGGACCCTGATCAGCACGACAG AGATCTGTCCTTCATCAAGGTGATAGACGTAGGTCGGCGTTACCTCGTCAACCGCATCCAGGATCACATTCAGAGTAAGATCGTCTACTACCTGATGAACATCCACGTCCAGCCCCGAACCATCTACTTGTGTCGGCATGGAGAGAGCAGCGACAACCTGGAGGGGCGGCTGGGTGGCGACGCAGGCCTGTCAGCACGGGGGAAACAG TTCTCGGCTGCCCTGGCCCGGTTTGTGGAGGAGCAGCAACTGGAGGATCTGAAGGTTTGGACCAGCCAGCTGTGCCGCAGCATCCAGACTGCTGAGCACCTGGGAGTCCCTTACGAACAGTGGAAGGCTCTCAACGAGATTGACGCT GGAGTCTGTGAAGAGATGACGTATGATGAGGTGAAGGAGAAATTCCCGGATGAGTTTGCTTTGAGAGATGAAGATAAATTCTACTATCGCTACCCTGCTGgagag TCCTACCAGGATCTGGTCCAGCGTGTTGAGCCGGTCATCATGGAGCTGGAGAGGCAAGAGAACGTCCTGGTTGTTTGCCACCAGGCTGTCATGCGCTGCCTGCTGGCCTACTTTCTGGATAAGAGTGCAG ATGAGATGCCCTACCTCAAGTGTCCACTCCACACAGTGCTGAAGCTCACACCGGTCGCCTATGGGTGCAAAGTGGAGTCCATCTCTCTGAATGTGGAGGCGGTGAACACCCACAGAGAACGACCTGAG GAGGTGAAGAGGGGTCCAGGCACCTTGATCAGGAGAAACAGCGTGACTCCTCTGACAAGCCCCGAGTCAAACATCAAGAAACCTCGCATCGATGATCTGGACGAGCCTCCCATTCAGGAGGTGCCTCCGTCAGTCGCCTCGCTGGCACTCTGCAGCCCCTCACACCTTCCTCTTGCTCTGGCCGGACAG aacCTGAGGAGGAGCTCATCTGGCCGCCATGACGTCCTGCAGCTCTGCCAGTGA
- the pfkfb3 gene encoding 6-phosphofructo-2-kinase/fructose-2,6-bisphosphatase 3 isoform X3, with product MPRELTQNRIQKIWIPTKDDKPAPRRATGAPHFVNPPTVIVMVGLPARGKTYMSKKLTRYLNWIGMPTKVFNVGEYRREAVKNYSSYDFFKPDNECAVKIRQQCALAALRDVKSYLKDEGGQVAVFDATNTTRERREMILKFGAENSFKIFFIESVCDDPSVIASNIMEVKVSCPDYKDCNKTDAMLDFQRRIECYKTSYQPLDPDQHDRDLSFIKVIDVGRRYLVNRIQDHIQSKIVYYLMNIHVQPRTIYLCRHGESSDNLEGRLGGDAGLSARGKQFSAALARFVEEQQLEDLKVWTSQLCRSIQTAEHLGVPYEQWKALNEIDAGVCEEMTYDEVKEKFPDEFALRDEDKFYYRYPAGESYQDLVQRVEPVIMELERQENVLVVCHQAVMRCLLAYFLDKSADEMPYLKCPLHTVLKLTPVAYGCKVESISLNVEAVNTHRERPEEVKRGPGTLIRRNSVTPLTSPESNIKKPRIDDLDEPPIQEVPPSVASLALCSPSHLPLALAGQHWLGKVCLT from the exons ATGCCCAGAGAGCTGACCCAGAACAGGATCCAAAAGATCTGGATTCCCACCAAGGATGACAAGCCGGCACCCCGGAGAG CAACTGGCGCCCCCCACTTCGTCAACCCCCCCACAGTCATCGTGATGGTGGGTCTTCCCGCTCGGGGCAAGACGTACATGTCCAAGAAGCTCACCCGATACCTCAACTGGATCGGCATGCCCACCAAAG TCTTCAATGTTGGAGAGTACCGCAGGGAAGCAGTCAAGAACTACAGCTCCTATGACTTCTTCAAGCCTGATAACGAGTGTGCCGTGAAAATCAGGCA GCAGTGTGCCTTAGCAGCCTTGAGGGATGTCAAATCCTATCTGAAGGACGAGGGAGGCCAAGTAGCG GTCTTCGATGCCACAAACACGACAAGAGAAAGGCGAGAGATGATACTCAAGTTCGGTGCTGAAAACAGCTTCAAG ATCTTTTTCATCGAGTCCGTTTGCGATGATCCCAGCGTCATTGCGTCGAACATCATG GAAGTGAAGGTGTCGTGTCCGGATTACAAGGACTGCAACAAGACTGATGCCATGTTGGATTTTCAGAGAAGAATTGAATGCTATAAAACCAGCTACCAGCCTCTGGACCCTGATCAGCACGACAG AGATCTGTCCTTCATCAAGGTGATAGACGTAGGTCGGCGTTACCTCGTCAACCGCATCCAGGATCACATTCAGAGTAAGATCGTCTACTACCTGATGAACATCCACGTCCAGCCCCGAACCATCTACTTGTGTCGGCATGGAGAGAGCAGCGACAACCTGGAGGGGCGGCTGGGTGGCGACGCAGGCCTGTCAGCACGGGGGAAACAG TTCTCGGCTGCCCTGGCCCGGTTTGTGGAGGAGCAGCAACTGGAGGATCTGAAGGTTTGGACCAGCCAGCTGTGCCGCAGCATCCAGACTGCTGAGCACCTGGGAGTCCCTTACGAACAGTGGAAGGCTCTCAACGAGATTGACGCT GGAGTCTGTGAAGAGATGACGTATGATGAGGTGAAGGAGAAATTCCCGGATGAGTTTGCTTTGAGAGATGAAGATAAATTCTACTATCGCTACCCTGCTGgagag TCCTACCAGGATCTGGTCCAGCGTGTTGAGCCGGTCATCATGGAGCTGGAGAGGCAAGAGAACGTCCTGGTTGTTTGCCACCAGGCTGTCATGCGCTGCCTGCTGGCCTACTTTCTGGATAAGAGTGCAG ATGAGATGCCCTACCTCAAGTGTCCACTCCACACAGTGCTGAAGCTCACACCGGTCGCCTATGGGTGCAAAGTGGAGTCCATCTCTCTGAATGTGGAGGCGGTGAACACCCACAGAGAACGACCTGAG GAGGTGAAGAGGGGTCCAGGCACCTTGATCAGGAGAAACAGCGTGACTCCTCTGACAAGCCCCGAGTCAAACATCAAGAAACCTCGCATCGATGATCTGGACGAGCCTCCCATTCAGGAGGTGCCTCCGTCAGTCGCCTCGCTGGCACTCTGCAGCCCCTCACACCTTCCTCTTGCTCTGGCCGGACAG CACTGGCTGGGCAAAGTTTGCCT aacCTGA
- the pfkfb3 gene encoding 6-phosphofructo-2-kinase/fructose-2,6-bisphosphatase 3 isoform X1, protein MPRELTQNRIQKIWIPTKDDKPAPRRATGAPHFVNPPTVIVMVGLPARGKTYMSKKLTRYLNWIGMPTKVFNVGEYRREAVKNYSSYDFFKPDNECAVKIRQQCALAALRDVKSYLKDEGGQVAVFDATNTTRERREMILKFGAENSFKIFFIESVCDDPSVIASNIMEVKVSCPDYKDCNKTDAMLDFQRRIECYKTSYQPLDPDQHDRDLSFIKVIDVGRRYLVNRIQDHIQSKIVYYLMNIHVQPRTIYLCRHGESSDNLEGRLGGDAGLSARGKQFSAALARFVEEQQLEDLKVWTSQLCRSIQTAEHLGVPYEQWKALNEIDAGVCEEMTYDEVKEKFPDEFALRDEDKFYYRYPAGESYQDLVQRVEPVIMELERQENVLVVCHQAVMRCLLAYFLDKSADEMPYLKCPLHTVLKLTPVAYGCKVESISLNVEAVNTHRERPEEVKRGPGTLIRRNSVTPLTSPESNIKKPRIDDLDEPPIQEVPPSVASLALCSPSHLPLALAGQHWLGKVCLRTTLQYLKVISLLVFQRT, encoded by the exons ATGCCCAGAGAGCTGACCCAGAACAGGATCCAAAAGATCTGGATTCCCACCAAGGATGACAAGCCGGCACCCCGGAGAG CAACTGGCGCCCCCCACTTCGTCAACCCCCCCACAGTCATCGTGATGGTGGGTCTTCCCGCTCGGGGCAAGACGTACATGTCCAAGAAGCTCACCCGATACCTCAACTGGATCGGCATGCCCACCAAAG TCTTCAATGTTGGAGAGTACCGCAGGGAAGCAGTCAAGAACTACAGCTCCTATGACTTCTTCAAGCCTGATAACGAGTGTGCCGTGAAAATCAGGCA GCAGTGTGCCTTAGCAGCCTTGAGGGATGTCAAATCCTATCTGAAGGACGAGGGAGGCCAAGTAGCG GTCTTCGATGCCACAAACACGACAAGAGAAAGGCGAGAGATGATACTCAAGTTCGGTGCTGAAAACAGCTTCAAG ATCTTTTTCATCGAGTCCGTTTGCGATGATCCCAGCGTCATTGCGTCGAACATCATG GAAGTGAAGGTGTCGTGTCCGGATTACAAGGACTGCAACAAGACTGATGCCATGTTGGATTTTCAGAGAAGAATTGAATGCTATAAAACCAGCTACCAGCCTCTGGACCCTGATCAGCACGACAG AGATCTGTCCTTCATCAAGGTGATAGACGTAGGTCGGCGTTACCTCGTCAACCGCATCCAGGATCACATTCAGAGTAAGATCGTCTACTACCTGATGAACATCCACGTCCAGCCCCGAACCATCTACTTGTGTCGGCATGGAGAGAGCAGCGACAACCTGGAGGGGCGGCTGGGTGGCGACGCAGGCCTGTCAGCACGGGGGAAACAG TTCTCGGCTGCCCTGGCCCGGTTTGTGGAGGAGCAGCAACTGGAGGATCTGAAGGTTTGGACCAGCCAGCTGTGCCGCAGCATCCAGACTGCTGAGCACCTGGGAGTCCCTTACGAACAGTGGAAGGCTCTCAACGAGATTGACGCT GGAGTCTGTGAAGAGATGACGTATGATGAGGTGAAGGAGAAATTCCCGGATGAGTTTGCTTTGAGAGATGAAGATAAATTCTACTATCGCTACCCTGCTGgagag TCCTACCAGGATCTGGTCCAGCGTGTTGAGCCGGTCATCATGGAGCTGGAGAGGCAAGAGAACGTCCTGGTTGTTTGCCACCAGGCTGTCATGCGCTGCCTGCTGGCCTACTTTCTGGATAAGAGTGCAG ATGAGATGCCCTACCTCAAGTGTCCACTCCACACAGTGCTGAAGCTCACACCGGTCGCCTATGGGTGCAAAGTGGAGTCCATCTCTCTGAATGTGGAGGCGGTGAACACCCACAGAGAACGACCTGAG GAGGTGAAGAGGGGTCCAGGCACCTTGATCAGGAGAAACAGCGTGACTCCTCTGACAAGCCCCGAGTCAAACATCAAGAAACCTCGCATCGATGATCTGGACGAGCCTCCCATTCAGGAGGTGCCTCCGTCAGTCGCCTCGCTGGCACTCTGCAGCCCCTCACACCTTCCTCTTGCTCTGGCCGGACAG CACTGGCTGGGCAAAGTTTGCCT ACGAACCACCCTCCAATATCTGAAAGTGATTTCACTCTTAGTCTTTCAAAG aacCTGA